Within the Ananas comosus cultivar F153 linkage group 25, ASM154086v1, whole genome shotgun sequence genome, the region TAGAACAACTTCTGTAGCagaaatattgtattatttgagTTGCAATATGACACTACATACATTTTGAAACAATATACAAATGGCGGGAAAATCTGAAGTAGATCAACCAATTCTCGACAAAATGGATTGTTGGCATTGGGCATCAGGTTACAAGGCCTAAGAGAATCTATGAACTGAGGATATTTAGTAGTTGGACTCTACATTGGATCAATCTCCTGAACAGGCATTCTAATCCTTCTTCTAGACCTTCAACTGTGGCCTCCAATGTTCGCAATTGATTTTGCGCATTCGCTCTCTTCTCTTCATTAAAATCCttcaaagaacaagaacaaaagAACGATGCATCGATCTCGCACTCCTCTTCGCATGCTACTCTCCGCTTGTGCAGCGTCCTCGAGACGAGAGACCACTTGCTGGTCTTCGGCTTTACAATTCTCGTCGACAAGAATGATAAAATGGATTGGAGGACGCTGACGGTGACCTCTCTTGCTTTGATCAGTATCTGTATGGCAGTCGACTGACCCCGATCCTCTTTAGTGGCGGAAAGCGCTGCGAACTTGTTATGATCCATTTGCTTCTTGGCTTCCTTGTTCAATTTCTTACTCGCGCGAATGAAAGCCTGCACTTTGCTTTCGATAGCCGCTTCATCTCCTCTTCTGACGGCCGATCGGACGTCTTGAACATGCTCTTTCATTGCCGCTGAGTTATCCCTCATTGCACCGCAAATGTCCAGCAATCTAATTGAGCTTCCCTGCTCTGCTTCTACCAGTTTCTTTTGGCGGGCACCGGAGAGATCTAGCGTTTTGGTTGCTCGGTAAGCGAAGGACCTTGACAATGCATTCATGCAAATCTCCGAGCCTGCACAATTCATCGCAGATCGTCGACGCAGTCATGGCCGATGAGGCCATGCAAGCTCTAAGCTTGTCAAACTCTTCTTCGCACTTGAGCTCAGCAGAATGAGATCTCGACGGCAAGCTGATGGATCGGAGGTGGCAAGCCATTCTCTGTAAGGAGAGCAAATTAACTAAGCAAGGGTTTGTTTGAATTGGTTTGATCCTTGGTCACCTCTCTACTCATAAACAAGGTGAATGAGACACCAAGAATCTGGGCCAGGTGAGCGCTCGTGTGTTGCCAATGGGGCAATGTGGTTCTTGTAGCCATTTCCGCAAACACCTTGTGCTCGTCCATCCCTTATTTATTAGCAAAGACCACAGCGCACGGATCAAATGATTGTGGTAGAGCTGAGCGAAGGTTTATCGATTCGTTGAGAAAAATAATACGAAAAAAACTCCCACAGCTGATGAATTTGTTTGATGGGGAGACACAGGGAATCTCGGGGGGGTAAAACTctcatgtgctctcatggtgactCTTGTGAACATTTCCACAAATAAATGATTTTCGCTTTTTGTCTTTTATGCCTAACACTTTATGAGAATTACAAGTATATTTTGTACACTGCACCAAGGGCTCGTTTGGTGGATCTTGCTCCCAGTGATCAAAACATGGTGTCCCTGAATGACGAAGAAGAGCTCGTGTGCCAAATCATTCGGATAATTaaattaacaagaaaaaaaaaatttgagcacAATGTGTTTGTGGAAATGTCTAAAAGAATCAAGCAGCAAAGCCAGACCTACTACATTGACAGCACATGGCAGGTTTCGGTTGCTGCACACTCGCTGTCGACCAAATTTCAACTTGCTAGAGATGCCAATCTATTGCCGATTCAATGCCAAGCAATCGAGGAAGTTTTTTAAATAGGTTTATTGGCAATATAAACATCTTACCGAACCATTTGGCACTGAATTGTGATGCTCGTGCAGTGGATCTTGCCGCCGATAATTTAAGCATGACAGCCTTGAAATACTTCATCTCTTGTACTAATTAGTTATTGTAGAAGACAACTTGTTTGCGAACGATGATCTAGCGTGACAGCACACGGGGTATTGTTTCTGTAAGATTCTCGGTGTCTTCTCGTTGAACTACATGATGCTTTATTTGCTTTGGTTTATAAGCAGGGGGAGTTGAATGATCAATCTCATCACATCCAGAACTTCCTCTTTTCCCTTTCTTCAATTTACCGCAAAAGGAGAACCTTGTAATTTAGGAGCCAAAATGGCTTGCCATCTCCGATCGATCAGCATGCCCACAACTCCCCATTCCGTCGTGCTCAGAGTTGAAGACGAGCTACAGAAGCTAAGAGCTTCCGCAGCTTCACTCTCTTTAACAGCGCATATTAGATTATATGAATCCGTCGAGGAGCTTCTTTTATTGCCAAGCAACCAAAAAGGTCTCTCCCACTCGCTACAAAAGAAATGGGTGGAGAGAGAACTAGAGGAGTCCGTCGCATTGCTCGACATCTGTAGCACAGCGCGGGAAAACTTGGCTGCATTGAAAGTGCATATTCAGGAACTCCATTTGGCGCTTCGAAGAGGAAAAGATGCGGCTATTGAAAGCAAAGTGCAAGCTTATGTTCGTTCGGCAAAGAAGGCTAATAAGGATATGAAGAAGCAGCGTGGAGCCATTTGTCGCATCAAAGAGGATCAAGATCAGTCAAAGACAATCAGGCTATTGGTCGAAGCAAGAGAGGTCACAATCTCTTTCCTCCAACGTGCTTTGTCGCTTCTGTCGAAACAAATGGTCGAGCCCAAGAATAGCAAGTGGTCTATTATCTCAAAGACATTTCACAAGCGGCGAGTGTCATGTGAGGAGGAGCAAAAGGATGATGCCTTATTCTTTGGTTCTTGTTCTATCAAGAATTTGGATGACAACGGGACTTTGAAGGCGCGGAAGCAATTGCATACATTGGAGGCCTTCATCGAAGGTCTTGAGAATGGATTAGAGTGCTTATTTAGGCAACTGATCCAAAATAGAGTCTCTCTTCTGAATATCTGCAGCTCATAAATAGTCTTTAAGGCATTGTACTTCTAGTGCCAACGATTTGGAATCCGCCTTTTAAAGGATTCGCAGATCAATACATCTCTTCCCCTCTTGTAAAACTGGAATGTGTAGCTACCTGTTCCAGTTGAAACACATTTAGTTTTTCACATGTGCACGCTCTTATTATGATTTTCtgcgttttttttttccgcctgACTTTGCTGTGGAAATCTTGAAgatacattttcttttatcGCAGTAAACAAATTTCAGTTCCAATTCAAGTGACTTCTGGAGTGTGATTGGATGATGTCCTGACACTTGGGTATTAATACTTTTGAGTGAATAAACTCAAGATAGGGCAGATCATCTTAGAATGGATTTACTAGTCCTGCTACTGCTTTGATATGCTTTTCAAGCAATATAATACTATGCATGATGAACAGTTTTTACAAAGAATGAGTCGAGTAATATAAAACCAGCATCTTCATTTTTAAGAATGAATCGAGTAGTGTAAAATCAGCGTGTTCATTTTTAATGTTTCTCTTAATCTAGTTTCTAAATAGCCACTTAACATCTGTTACTTGGTTCATTCTGGATGGAAATATTACCATTTGTTTACTAAATGCTAGAGTCTTTTATTATCTCAGCATataatttcagaaattttgTTCCTCAACTGTGCATTCCTTTCTGATCATTCTTGTGAGATGTCATTCATATTGCAAAATGTAGAAATTCTTCTATATCAGTTTAGGCTCATGGTAAATATAGCAAACACATTGATTAGGAGATTAAACTAATCAGGTCTgttaacagaaaaaaaaaaaaactttgttacCATTTTTTCGGATATTCCAGCCCATGTCAAGTGCTACTCTCCATCataaaaatttgccaaataGACAAGTCTCAAGCGAAGCACGAAATTATTCgtggaagaaagaaaagaaatattttccAAGCAACTGAGAAGGAAAGCAATAAATTGAAGGCATTACTCATATCGAATTTGTAAGGAGTATTCAACATGTTCTTCAAAATATTTCTCTACTTCCGAATTATGGGCAGCCTAGAACTACTGGTTATTCTTCGCAAACAAGCAATGCTtgtaatttgtattttttaggGCTGGAGATGAATTGGCAGCCAGGCAGTTCCTCATTGTCCAAGGATTTAATTCTGAAATCGTCAGAAGCGTGAATTGGTGATAGGCCGAACAAATATTCTACACTAGTTTGATAAACAGTACTAGAACTAGATTGTTAACATTTCTTCGACGGCATACTGTAACATGCCATTAATCCGAGCATTAGTCCTAGTCCTCTGCCAGAATAGCTCATTGCTCAACTATCATTAATTCAGCAGTAGAAGAGAAGTAGTTCTCCTACATTACCATAGAGATGATGATAAAACAAACCAAATATACCAATAGAACCATGTATTAGTGTACGTTATACATATAATTCAACTTGGAACAACATACTATACACTCTGAAATGTATACAAATGGGGAAATATTTGAAGTAGATCAACCAATCCTTTACAAAATGGATGGTTGTAGTTGGGTTTAGGGTGGCAAGATCGAAGGGAATTCACAAGCTGAGGACATTTAGGAGTGAGACTCTACTTTGGATTAGTCGCCTAAACAAGCATTCTAATCCTGTTTCTATACCTTCAATGGTGGTCTCCAATGTCTGCAATTGATTGTGCGCCTTCATTCTCTTCTCCTCGTTATCCTTAAAGGCATAAGATGACAAGATTGAGGCATCGCCGCCGTCGTGCTCTTCTCCACATGCCACTTTCCTCTTGCTCAATGTCCTTGAGACAAGTGACCACTTGCTAGTCTTTGGTTTCGCCGTTTTGGTGGACAAAAATGATATAACAGATTCGAGGAGGGAGACGGTTATCTCTCTTGATTCTTTCAATAGTTTAACCGTTGTCGGTACATCATGATCCTCTTTGCTATGAGAAGTAGCTCCGCGGTTTTTACTGATTTGCGTCTTGATATCCTTGTTCGCCTTCTTAGTCAAACGAATGAGAGCCTGCATTTTGCTTTCAATAGCTGCATCATCTGCTCTTCGAAGGGCCGATCGGACATCTTGAACATGCTCTTTCATTGCACCCAAATTATCCCTCATTGCACCGCAAAGGTCCAACAATCTGATAGAGCATTCGAGCTCCGCTTCGACCAATTCCTTTTGGTGCGGACAGGAAAGAGCATTTTGGTTGCTCGGTAAGCGAAGAGCCTCCTCAATACATTCATACAAATCTCCAAGACCACCCCTTAATCCATCGCACATCGTCTCGGCAGTTGCTGACAATGTGACCACACAAGCCTTCAGCTTTTTGAGCTCTTCTTCGCACCTGAGCTCGACAGAATGCGATCTCGAGGGCAAGCTGATGGATCTGAGATGGCAAGCCATTTGGCGTAACACTCTTCTTGTTGTTCGCCAAATGCGAGAAGATCAGATTATAGAAGCAAGAGTTAGTTTGTGTTGGTTAGATTCTTGGGCTCTTCTCTACTTATAAACAGAGCCCAACAATTGTCTACATGACGAGACACCAAGAATCTTGGCCAGCTGAGTTCTCATGTGGTGCCAATGTGGCAATGTGGTTCTTGTAGGTATTTCCACAAACACCTTGTGTGTGTTTTCCCTTTACTCATGCTCGTGCAATAATGTCAAGCTTCAACTGCTAGTAACAAAGTTCTAGCACACgaatcattaaaattaatagtttttttgtaatatgaaacaaaaattaacatttaagaaATAGTCAATAAAAAAATGGCCTATAGCTGAGGGGAGCTCAAGGCAACTTTACTTTTTTAATAGCCATGGATAATAATGAAGAGTGATGCATCTCATTGACCAAGAGCAATaaagaacaataaaaattaggacaaaaaaaaagaaaatgatcaCCACCTGTTGTGGTAATGGCTACAAGAATCACGTTGCGCACAGAGACCCACAATGCGAGCACGTGTGTGAGCTTGGTTCACAATGGTGTTCCAGGTAACGGCGTTGattattcagaaaaaaaaaaatggtaagaTGCTCGTGTGGTGATAAATGTGAGATCATGGTATTAATAATTGGAACATGCCAGCGCTGAACGACGATGAAAATGTCGCGAGAAAGAAATGCGTACGACCTGTTTGTTGAAATGCCTACAAGAACAGCATTGCGGCTAGAAGGCCAAGGTGTTCCCAATAAAAGGAAATGATTAACACCCTCCCAGAAATGTGTGTTAGTTATGAAACCATTTATGGCTTTTTCCTGGATCTGATGCTAACATATGTCGCGCTCGTGCGGTGGATCATGCTGCTATTATTTGAAACATGACAGCCTTGCAGTTTGAGCAAAGAAAATAGAGAAAGCAAGAATTGCTGCAAGGTCCATGCTTGAGATGAAGAGCATTATTGGCAGCACATGGGAGCTTAAATTATTGAGATTCCTGCTGCCTCACCATGAAACTGTGCCAGAAGTTTCAGGCTCTTATAAGTGGAGTATCTTGCGAATCGATTCCATCACAACATCTTCATTTCACTCTTTTTAGCTACTTGACTAGGAAGAGAATTCAAGCATTAAGAATGCAGATGGCGTGCCATCTCCGATCCGTTAGCTTGCCCACTAGACCCCATTCCCTTGTGCTCAAGGTCGACAAAGAGCTGCAGAAGCTGCGAGATTGCGTGGCTTCTCCCTCCTCAACAGCCGAAATGATTTGCAACGCATTCGAAGGGATTAGAAATCTGAATGAGTGCATTGAGGAGCTCGTTTGTTTGCCGAGCAACCGAAATGGTCTCTTGCACACACAACAGAAGAAATTGGTGGAGGAAGAACTGGAGAGATCGGTCGAGGTACTTGATCTCTGTGGCAAAATGCGCGATACATTGGCTACAAGGAAGGTGCATATCCAAGACCTTCTGTCGGCTCTTCGCAGGGGACGATATGCAGCTATGGCAAGCAAAGTTCAATCTTGCATCCGCTCGGTAAAGACAGGGGACAAGGATATCAAGAAGATGATGACTAGCAAGCATGGACCTCTTTCTTCCATCAAAGAGAATTCCGATCTTTTCATTGTCGTCAGACTGTTGAGAGAATCAAGAGAGATCACCGCGTCTCTCCTCCAATCAGTGTTGTCATTCTTGTGCAATCAAATTGTCAGGCCAAAGTCCAGCAATTGGTCTTTTGTCTCGAAGGCATTTAACAAGAAGAAAGTTGCATGCGAGGAGTGGCAAGAGGTTGCCAACTTTGCATTCGCTTCTTATTCTTGCAAGGATATGGACAATGAGCGCGTTTCAAGGATACGAAAGCAATTGCAAACTTTAGAGGCCAATATCGAAGGCCTGGAGAATGGAGTCGATTTCTTATTCAGGCGGCTGATCCAAACAAGAGTCGCTCCTCTAAATGTCCTCAGCTCATAAAAATTTCCTCAAACCTTCTCACTTCTATACCCAATGATCAGCTTCCGCATTTTATAGGATTTGTTGATCGACGACAATCCTCTCAAATTTTGTATACAACTTAAAATGTATAGTGTGTTGTTTGGAATGAAAACTCAGATATTTGAAGGATCCTTCATTTCATTGTCAACTTGGTCTCATTATCGTAGTTTATGTACTGCCTTTTTGCTTGTAAACCCTTAATTGCTTGGTGAGTAGCTTCTGAAGTCCGGCTCCAATGTGATGAACTTGCAATTGAATTAGGAAGTCAATCATGTTGATAATTTTATCTTCAACTTTTTTTGATTCCATACTCCAATCAATTCTATAGATAGGAGCACATAGTTAGTAAATCTGCTGATGATCTATAAAACAAAATATCTTACTGTAAAAGTATGTCATTGTTTTCTTTCCATATGGCCGGCTTACTGATCTTTTCTCTGTTGCCTGTAAatgcatttttatatttttcctcCAATAGTTAATTAGTGCAGAAAGTATCCACTTGTTAATAATTTAATTCTCAATCACAGCTCTGCAACTGACATGTTAATGTCGGTCACAAAGTAAAATTCGTTTACATCATATTAGACTTAGTACAAGCAGAAAATTACATCATATAACCATCTAAACATTACagttttctctccctcttttcttttttttttttggaataaactTATAATCTGTCTTCTAAGGTATAAATATTGCAGTTCTGTTCACCAATCATGAGTTTGCAACTGTCACTGTTAACTCATTCatgctaaaaactcaaaatacaACTAAAATAACCATCTAAAGAAGTCAAACTTCTGCAGATCAATTCAAATCTACTTTTCTGGCATGCAAAATGTGAATGCTGGAATTACTACAAGATTTCGAATGGATAGCAAGATCACCAATGTGCAGAAATTTTCTACACACTGAGTTCGCGAGAAATCTGTGCCCAAAACTTATACCAAAGCAAGCAAGATTTTACCGCTACAAGCTAACAAAATCATC harbors:
- the LOC109703678 gene encoding uncharacterized protein LOC109703678; the protein is MKLCQKFQALISGVSCESIPSQHLHFTLFSYLTRKRIQALRMQMACHLRSVSLPTRPHSLVLKVDKELQKLRDCVASPSSTAEMICNAFEGIRNLNECIEELVCLPSNRNGLLHTQQKKLVEEELERSVEVLDLCGKMRDTLATRKVHIQDLLSALRRGRYAAMASKVQSCIRSVKTGDKDIKKMMTSKHGPLSSIKENSDLFIVVRLLRESREITASLLQSVLSFLCNQIVRPKSSNWSFVSKAFNKKKVACEEWQEVANFAFASYSCKDMDNERVSRIRKQLQTLEANIEGLENGVDFLFRRLIQTRVAPLNVLSS
- the LOC109728996 gene encoding uncharacterized protein LOC109728996 codes for the protein MNCAGSEICMNALSRSFAYRATKTLDLSGARQKKLVEAEQGSSIRLLDICGAMRDNSAAMKEHVQDVRSAVRRGDEAAIESKVQAFIRASKKLNKEAKKQMDHNKFAALSATKEDRGQSTAIQILIKAREVTVSVLQSILSFLSTRIVKPKTSKWSLVSRTLHKRRVACEEECEIDASFFCSCSLKDFNEEKRANAQNQLRTLEATVEGLEEGLECLFRRLIQCRVQLLNILSS
- the LOC109703680 gene encoding uncharacterized protein LOC109703680 yields the protein MACHLRSISLPSRSHSVELRCEEELKKLKACVVTLSATAETMCDGLRGGLGDLYECIEEALRLPSNQNALSCPHQKELVEAELECSIRLLDLCGAMRDNLGAMKEHVQDVRSALRRADDAAIESKMQALIRLTKKANKDIKTQISKNRGATSHSKEDHDVPTTVKLLKESREITVSLLESVISFLSTKTAKPKTSKWSLVSRTLSKRKVACGEEHDGGDASILSSYAFKDNEEKRMKAHNQLQTLETTIEGIETGLECLFRRLIQSRVSLLNVLSL
- the LOC109728995 gene encoding uncharacterized protein LOC109728995, which gives rise to MINLITSRTSSFPFLQFTAKGEPCNLGAKMACHLRSISMPTTPHSVVLRVEDELQKLRASAASLSLTAHIRLYESVEELLLLPSNQKGLSHSLQKKWVERELEESVALLDICSTARENLAALKVHIQELHLALRRGKDAAIESKVQAYVRSAKKANKDMKKQRGAICRIKEDQDQSKTIRLLVEAREVTISFLQRALSLLSKQMVEPKNSKWSIISKTFHKRRVSCEEEQKDDALFFGSCSIKNLDDNGTLKARKQLHTLEAFIEGLENGLECLFRQLIQNRVSLLNICSS